In one Meles meles chromosome 17, mMelMel3.1 paternal haplotype, whole genome shotgun sequence genomic region, the following are encoded:
- the NECTIN4 gene encoding nectin-4 isoform X2, with translation MPLSLGAEMWGPEALLLLLLLASFTGRCRPGELETSDLVTVVLGQDAKLPCFYRGDPDEQVGQVAWARVDAGEGSRELALLHIQYGLHVGAAYQGRVEQPPPPRSPLDGSVLLRNAVQADEGEYECRVSTFPAGSFQARLRLRVLVPPLPSLNPGPPLEEGQGLTLAASCTAEGSPAPSVTWDTEVKGTASSRSFKHSRSAAVTSEFHLVPSRSMNGQPLTCVVSHPGLLQDQRITHILHVAFLAEASVRGLEDQKLWQVGKEGATLKCLSEGHPPPSYNWTRLDGPLPSGVRAEGDTLGFPPLTTEHSGIYVCHVSNELSSRDSQVTVDVLDPQDAPGKQVDLVSASVVVVGVIAALLFCLLVVVVVLMSRYHRRKAQQMTQKYEEELTLTRENSIRRLHSHHADPRSQPEESVGLRAEGHPDSLKDNSSCSVMSEEPEGRSYSTLTTVREIETQTELLTPGSGRAEEEEDRDEGIKHAMNHFVQENGTLRAKPTGNGIYINGRGHLV, from the exons ATGCCCCTGTCCCTGGGAGCCGAGATGTGGGGGCCCGaggccctgctgctgctgctgctgctggcatCGTTTACAG GCCGGTGCCGGCCGGGCGAGCTGGAGACCTCGGACCTGGTGACCGTGGTGCTGGGCCAGGACGCCAAGCTGCCCTGCTTCTACCGAGGGGACCCCGACGAGCAGGTGGGGCAGGTGGCCTGGGCTCGGGTGGACGCGGGCGAGGGCTCCCGGGAGCTAGCGCTGCTGCATATCCAATACGGGCTGCACGTGGGCGCGGCCtaccagggccgcgtggagcagccGCCGCCCCCACGGAGCCCCCTGGACGGCTCGGTGCTCCTGCGCAACGCGGTGCAGGCCGACGAGGGCGAATACGAGTGCCGCGTCAGCACCTTCCCCGCCGGCAGCTTCCAGGCGCGGCTGCGGCTCCGCGTGCTGG tgcctcccctgccctctctgaACCCTGGTCCCCCACTAGAAGAGGGCCAGGGCCTGACCCTAGCAGCCTCCTGCACAGCAGAGGGCAGCCCAGCCCCCAGCGTGACCTGGGACACAGAGGTCAAGGGCACTGCGTCCAGCCGCTCGTTCAAGCACTCCCGCTCAGCCGCCGTCACATCCGAGTTCCACCTGGTGCCCAGCCGCAGCATGAACGGGCAGCCGCTCACCTGCGTGGTGTCCCACCCCGGCCTGCTCCAGGACCAGAGGATCACCCACATCCTCCATGTGGCCT TCCTCGCTGAGGCCTCTGTGAGGGGCCTTGAAGACCAGAAGCTGTGGCAAGTTGGCAAAGAAGGAGCCACCCTCAAGTGCTTGAGCGAAGGACACCCCCCTCCCTCGTACAACTGGACACG GTTGGACGGGCCCCTGCCCAGCGGGGTCCGAGCGGAAGGGGACACGCTGGGCTTTCCTCCGCTGACCACGGAGCACAGTGGCATCTACGTCTGCCACGTCAGCAATGAGCTCTCCTCCAGGGACTCTCAGGTCACTGTGGATGTCCTTG ACCCTCAGGACGCCCCCGGGAAGCAGGTGGACCTGGTGTCGGcctctgtggtggtggtgggtgtgaTCGCGGCCCTCCTGTTCTGCCTTCTGGTCGTCGTGGTGGTGCTCATGTCTCGGTACCACCGGCGCAAGGCTCAGCAGATGACCCAGAAGTA TGAGGAGGAGTTGACCCTGACCAGGGAGAACTCCATCCGGAGGCTACATTCCCATCACGCGGACCCCAGGAGCCAG CCGGAGGAGAGTGTAGGGCTGAGAGCCGAGGGCCACCCTGATAGTCTGAAGGACAACAGTAGCTGCTCTGTGATG AGTGAAGAGCCAGAGGGTCGCAGTTACTCCACACTGACCACGGTGAGGGAGATCGAAACTCAGACAGAGCTGCTGACTCCGGGCTCTGGGCgggcggaggaggaggaagaccgGGATGAAGGCATCAAACACGCCATGAACCATTTTGTTCAAGAGAATGGGACCCTGCGGGCCAAACCCACGGGCAATGGCATCTACATCAATGGGCGGGGGCATCTGGTCTGA
- the NECTIN4 gene encoding nectin-4 isoform X1, translated as MPLSLGAEMWGPEALLLLLLLASFTGRCRPGELETSDLVTVVLGQDAKLPCFYRGDPDEQVGQVAWARVDAGEGSRELALLHIQYGLHVGAAYQGRVEQPPPPRSPLDGSVLLRNAVQADEGEYECRVSTFPAGSFQARLRLRVLVPPLPSLNPGPPLEEGQGLTLAASCTAEGSPAPSVTWDTEVKGTASSRSFKHSRSAAVTSEFHLVPSRSMNGQPLTCVVSHPGLLQDQRITHILHVAFLAEASVRGLEDQKLWQVGKEGATLKCLSEGHPPPSYNWTRLDGPLPSGVRAEGDTLGFPPLTTEHSGIYVCHVSNELSSRDSQVTVDVLDPQDAPGKQVDLVSASVVVVGVIAALLFCLLVVVVVLMSRYHRRKAQQMTQKYEEELTLTRENSIRRLHSHHADPRSQSEEPEGRSYSTLTTVREIETQTELLTPGSGRAEEEEDRDEGIKHAMNHFVQENGTLRAKPTGNGIYINGRGHLV; from the exons ATGCCCCTGTCCCTGGGAGCCGAGATGTGGGGGCCCGaggccctgctgctgctgctgctgctggcatCGTTTACAG GCCGGTGCCGGCCGGGCGAGCTGGAGACCTCGGACCTGGTGACCGTGGTGCTGGGCCAGGACGCCAAGCTGCCCTGCTTCTACCGAGGGGACCCCGACGAGCAGGTGGGGCAGGTGGCCTGGGCTCGGGTGGACGCGGGCGAGGGCTCCCGGGAGCTAGCGCTGCTGCATATCCAATACGGGCTGCACGTGGGCGCGGCCtaccagggccgcgtggagcagccGCCGCCCCCACGGAGCCCCCTGGACGGCTCGGTGCTCCTGCGCAACGCGGTGCAGGCCGACGAGGGCGAATACGAGTGCCGCGTCAGCACCTTCCCCGCCGGCAGCTTCCAGGCGCGGCTGCGGCTCCGCGTGCTGG tgcctcccctgccctctctgaACCCTGGTCCCCCACTAGAAGAGGGCCAGGGCCTGACCCTAGCAGCCTCCTGCACAGCAGAGGGCAGCCCAGCCCCCAGCGTGACCTGGGACACAGAGGTCAAGGGCACTGCGTCCAGCCGCTCGTTCAAGCACTCCCGCTCAGCCGCCGTCACATCCGAGTTCCACCTGGTGCCCAGCCGCAGCATGAACGGGCAGCCGCTCACCTGCGTGGTGTCCCACCCCGGCCTGCTCCAGGACCAGAGGATCACCCACATCCTCCATGTGGCCT TCCTCGCTGAGGCCTCTGTGAGGGGCCTTGAAGACCAGAAGCTGTGGCAAGTTGGCAAAGAAGGAGCCACCCTCAAGTGCTTGAGCGAAGGACACCCCCCTCCCTCGTACAACTGGACACG GTTGGACGGGCCCCTGCCCAGCGGGGTCCGAGCGGAAGGGGACACGCTGGGCTTTCCTCCGCTGACCACGGAGCACAGTGGCATCTACGTCTGCCACGTCAGCAATGAGCTCTCCTCCAGGGACTCTCAGGTCACTGTGGATGTCCTTG ACCCTCAGGACGCCCCCGGGAAGCAGGTGGACCTGGTGTCGGcctctgtggtggtggtgggtgtgaTCGCGGCCCTCCTGTTCTGCCTTCTGGTCGTCGTGGTGGTGCTCATGTCTCGGTACCACCGGCGCAAGGCTCAGCAGATGACCCAGAAGTA TGAGGAGGAGTTGACCCTGACCAGGGAGAACTCCATCCGGAGGCTACATTCCCATCACGCGGACCCCAGGAGCCAG AGTGAAGAGCCAGAGGGTCGCAGTTACTCCACACTGACCACGGTGAGGGAGATCGAAACTCAGACAGAGCTGCTGACTCCGGGCTCTGGGCgggcggaggaggaggaagaccgGGATGAAGGCATCAAACACGCCATGAACCATTTTGTTCAAGAGAATGGGACCCTGCGGGCCAAACCCACGGGCAATGGCATCTACATCAATGGGCGGGGGCATCTGGTCTGA